A DNA window from Vigna unguiculata cultivar IT97K-499-35 chromosome 10, ASM411807v1, whole genome shotgun sequence contains the following coding sequences:
- the LOC114165529 gene encoding uncharacterized protein LOC114165529, whose product MANQLNQYPDILSDFSEDELVTDQYTAHTTDHSGSSSQTSRQASNPVTENSLCVGMSFDTKESTVSCINQYHIDNGYRFAVVESKSEKFICRCVDYKKGCSWRLRAAYSKRSLNWEIRKIDGSHTCLSTMQPAGHVNLGSNQIASIVMNSVKENPSIPIKSLVAEIKNRFGYSVSYDKAWNGKQKALAKEFGDWEESYNELPRWYEVVQQSNPGTIIQCTGSPVQVSGQLDPSCYIMERVFWSFGPCIQGFNYCKPVVQVDGTFLTGRYQGTLLTALAQDGSRNIFPLAFAIVEGETKEALIWFFQLLREHVTPQSNLYLITDRGKGILAALQSEEVQWEADGLQSVYCIRHIASNFNKKFKNHELKNRLKNMAYEVKQPIFDAKLVALRSYSPDVASWIDRIPLQKWTQAYDGGMAQLLKKYDDVFPKDIPHGLPPKRGTEYNIDLIHGASLPNRPTYRIKLEETKETQKQVEQLMKKVSVQ is encoded by the exons ATCAATATCCAGATATTTTGTCTGATTTTAGTGAAGATGAGTTGGTTACCGACCAATATACAGCCCATACAACAGATCATAGTGGGTCATCAAGTCAGACCTCACGTCAAGCTTCAAATCCAGTAACTGAAAATTCACTATGTGTTGGCATGTcttttgacacaaaagagtCCACAGTGTCATGTATCAATCAATATCATATTGACAATGGTTATAGATTTGCTGTTGTTGAGAGCAAATCTGAAAAATTTATATGTCGATGTGTCGACTATAAAAAAGGCTGCTCGTGGCGTTTACGGGCTGCTTATAGCAAACGAAGTTTGAATTGGGAAATTAGAAAGATTGACGGATCACACACTTGTTTGTCAACCATGCAACCTGCAGGTCATGTCAACCTTGGTTCCAACCAAATTGCTTCTATTGTGATGAACTCTGTAAAGGAAAATCCTTCCATACCTATCAAAAGTTTGGTAGCTGAAATTAAAAATCGTTTCGGGTATTCAGTTTCATATGACAAAGCCTGGAATGGTAAGCAAAAAGCGCTTGCTAAGGAGTTCGGAGATTGGGAAGAGTCTTACAATGAACTTCCCAGGTGGTATGAAGTTGTACAACAAAGCAATCCCGGCACAATAATTCAATGCACTGGATCTCCTGTACAAGTAAGTGGCCAACTTGACCCTTCTTGCTATATTATGGAACGCGTATTTTGGTCTTTTGGACCATGCATCCAAGGGTTTAACTATTGCAAGCCAGTTGTCCAAGTAGATGGGACATTTCTAACAGGAAGATATCAAGGGACATTGCTAACAGCACTAGCTCAAGATGGGTCACGTAACATATTCCCTTTGGCCTTCGCGATAGTGGAAGGAGAAACAAAGGAGGCCTTGATATGGTTTTTTCAACTGTTAAGGGAGCACGTTACACCACAATCAAACCTCTACTTGATAACAGACAGGGGGAAAGGCATATTGGCAGCCCTACAATCTGAAGAAGTACAATGGGAAGCAGATGGACTGCAATCAGTATACTGCATACGTCATATTGcttcaaatttcaacaaaaaattcaagaatcaCGAATTGAAGAACCGATTAAAGAATAtgg CTTACGAGGTGAAACAACCCATATTCGATGCTAAATTGGTAGCTTTGAGATCCTATTCACCAGACGTGGCATCTTGGATTGACAGgataccactacaaaaatggactCAGGCTTACGATGGAG GTATGGCTCAACTTCTCAAGAAGTATGATGATGTCTTTCCTAAAGACATCCCTCATGGTTTACCTCCTAAGAGGGGTACTGAGTATAATATAGATCTCATTCATGGTGCATCCCTTCCTAATAGGCCAACCTATAGGATTAAACTAGAAGAAACTAAAGAGACACAGAAGCAAGTGGAGCAACTTATGAAAAAAGTATCGGTTCAGTAA
- the LOC114165531 gene encoding MDIS1-interacting receptor like kinase 2-like, producing the protein YRLTAGSIPPQLGNLTQLQTLSLYNNFLTGSIPSTFGHLKNLNTLYLDSNKLEGSIPPQLGNLTQLQELYLSNNSLVGSIPSTLGNLKSLYGLYLDSNDLEGSIPTEFGNLTKLQELSLFNNLLTGSIPPNLGQLESLAYFFFQSNQITGPIPVEFGNLKSLERLYLSNNSLNGSIPPTLGRLGNLRHLFLDSNQIEGHIPEELGNLSKLEVLQLSHNKISGILPPKLLQMDKMFSLHLSSNKLCGRIPLETMRCPCATIVDLSHNLFNGSITSQFGCVNDLNLSHNFLVGEIPFWSFEPSRLDLSYNNLSGKVHKELASLSYINLSYNSFDFSQNLDSVSEVPNYYFFHEDSLINDNRMPNFTYCHLLNQTNPQTRKSKPVIMLIVLPIIFFILLLLLSILYFSRCKPKKKCEGIETKNGDLFSIWNYDGKIAFEDIIQATQDFDLKYCIGTGGYGSVYRAQLPSGNVVALKKLHRMESQNPSFDRSFRNEVKMLTEIRHKNIVKLHGFCLHNRCMFLVYQYMERGSLFYILNNEVEAKELNWSKRVNVIKGMAQALSYMHHDCTTPIVHRDVTSSNVLSNSQLEACVSDFGTARLLDPDSSNQTLVVGTYGYIAPELAYTLRVTEKCDVFSFGVVTMETLMGKHPRELISTSSNPTTQNMLVKDLLDSRLPLPLQKDAQDINLVINVALSCLCLKPNLRPSMQQVTEKLSSFKFPINLPFHEIFIHQVMSQDIFHLSSNFQE; encoded by the exons TATCGTCTAACTGCAGGTTCAATACCACCCCAACTTGGTAACTTGACACAATTGCAGACACTATctctttataataattttctaacAGGTTCAATCCCATCTACATTTGGtcatttgaagaatttgaaCACTCTTTATCTTGATTCAAACAAACTTGAAG GTTCAATACCACCCCAACTTGGAAACTTGACACAATTGCAAGAGTTATATCTCTCTAATAATTCTTTAGTGGGTTCAATCCCATCTACACTGGGTAATTTGAAGAGTTTGTACGGTCTCTATCTTGATTCAAACGATCTTGAAGGTAGCATTCCAACAGAATTCGGGAATTTGACAAAATTACAAGAATTATCTCTCTTCAATAATTTACTCACAGGTTCAATCCCTCCAAATTTGGGTCAATTAGAAAGCTTGGCATACTTCTTTTTTCAATCCAACCAAATTACTGGTCCAATACCAGTAGAATTtggaaatttaaaaagtttagaAAGATTATATCTCTCAAATAATTCTCTCAATGGTTCAATCCCTCCTACTTTGGGTCGTTTGGGGAATTTGAGACATCTCTTCCTTGATTCTAACCAAATAGAAGGTCACATTCCAGAGGAATTAGGAAATTTGTCCAAATTGGAAGTTTTGCAACTTTCTCATAACAAGATTTCAGGAATATTACCTCCAAAACTTTTGCAAATGGACAAAATGTTCTCTCTACATCTCTCGTCAAATAAGTTATGTGGTCGGATCCCTTTAGAAACCATGAGATGTCCCTGTGCTACAATAGTTGATTTGAGCCATAACTTATTTAATGGAAGCATAACCTCTCAATTTGGTTGTGTAAATGACCTTAATCTTAGtcataattttcttgttggTGAGATTCCATTTTGGAGCTTTGAACCTAGTCGATTAGATCTCAGTTATAATAATCTCTCAGGTAAAGTACATAAGGAACTTGCTAGTCTATCATACATAAACCTCTCATACAATTCCTTTGATTTCTCACAAAATCTTGACTCAGTATCAGAGGTACCAAactactatttttttcatgaagATTCATTAATTAATGATAACCGCATGCCCAATTTCACGTACTGCCACTTGCTCAACCAAACAAATCCTCAAACTAGGAAAAGTAAGCCCGTGATCATGTTAATTGTTCTTcctatcattttcttcattcttttattactcctttcaatattatatttctcAAGATGTAAGCCTAAGAAAAAGTGTGAAGGAATAGAAACAAAGAATGGAGACTTGTTTTCTATATGGAACTATGATGGTAAAATTGCATTTGAGGATATCATTCAAGCAACCCAAGACTTTGACCTCAAGTACTGTATTGGGACAGGTGGATATGGCAGTGTCTATAGAGCACAATTGCCTAGTGGTAATGTTGTGGCATTAAAAAAACTCCACCGAATGGAATCTCAAAATCCATCTTTCGACAGAAGTTTTCGCAATGAGGTGAAGATGTTAACAGAAATCCGTCATAAAAATATCGTAAAGCTTCATGGCTTTTGCCTCCACAACCGGTGCATGTTTCTGGTATATCAATACATGGAAAGAGGTagtctattttatattttgaataatgagGTGGAAGCTAAGGAGCTGAATTGGAGTAAGAGAGTAAATGTCATTAAAGGGATGGCACAAGCTTTATCCTACATGCATCATGATTGTACCACACCAATTGTTCATCGAGATGTAACAAGTAGTAATGTTCTATCAAACTCACAATTAGAGGCTTGTGTCTCAGACTTTGGCACAGCTAGACTCCTTGATCCTGATTCTTCAAATCAAACCTTGGTAGTTGGGACTTATGGCTACATTGCCCCAG AGCTTGCTTATACATTAAGAGTGACAGAAAAATGTGATGTTTTTAGTTTTGGGGTGGTGACTATGGAAACATTAATGGGAAAACATCCTAGAGAGCTAATATCAACTTCATCAAACCCAACTACTCAAAATATGTTGGTGAAAGATCTCTTGGATTCAcgtcttcctcttcctcttcagAAAGATGCTCAAGATATAAATCTTGTGATAAATGTAGCATTATCATGTCTGTGCTTGAAACCAAACTTGAGGCCATCAATGCAGCAAGTGACTGAGAAACTCTCTAGTTTCAAATTCCCAATAAATTTGCCTTTCCATGAAATTTTCATCCATCAAGTGATGAGTCAAGACATATTTCATCTTTCATCCAATTTTCAAGAATGA